The Thermodesulfobacteriota bacterium genome has a segment encoding these proteins:
- a CDS encoding chromate resistance protein ChrB has product MHEWLLMAYKVPPEPSSRRVTIWRRLKGLGAVYIQNGVCILPKNEDHQRQFKIIQNEIINLGGEALLLETAGLDRKQEEDIIQRFNEERNAEYREFLGKCRDYIAEIDKETADMHFTYAELQENDEDLKKLRNWLERIKKLDYYGAPLLAEAEKQLTICEQVLEEFARKVYDADEPMDLKVKTDLKT; this is encoded by the coding sequence ATGCATGAATGGCTGTTGATGGCCTACAAGGTTCCGCCGGAACCCTCCAGCCGGAGGGTGACCATATGGCGCAGGCTCAAAGGCTTGGGGGCGGTATACATTCAAAATGGGGTATGTATTCTGCCCAAAAACGAGGACCACCAGAGACAGTTTAAGATTATCCAAAACGAAATCATTAATCTTGGGGGTGAGGCCCTTCTGCTGGAAACCGCCGGCCTGGACAGAAAACAAGAAGAGGATATAATCCAGCGCTTTAATGAAGAAAGGAATGCCGAGTACCGGGAGTTTCTGGGCAAATGCCGGGATTACATAGCAGAGATTGACAAAGAGACCGCGGATATGCATTTCACCTATGCTGAACTGCAAGAAAATGATGAAGACCTGAAAAAACTGAGAAACTGGTTAGAGAGAATCAAGAAGCTGGACTACTACGGTGCTCCGCTTCTGGCGGAGGCGGAAAAACAGTTGACAATATGCGAGCAGGTGTTGGAAGAATTCGCCCGCAAGGTCTATGACGCCGATGAACCAATGGACTTGAAAGTGAAAACAGACCTGAAAACCTAA
- a CDS encoding DUF3231 family protein: MVQIGNYHLGRAETAEQPKMDAGEIHILWDMLLTRYDIIMKTQIYLNFAHDPDLKAILAKGLSSTLEGQADILEKEMNTFRLPLPTRPPKSVNLLSHGEVIDDEFIFRDVFFGIQGFLELHARVIRSITTNDQFRKTIIEMAIEELRLFDKLVKFGKLKGWLKAPPMYVQ; the protein is encoded by the coding sequence ATGGTTCAAATAGGCAATTACCACTTAGGAAGGGCAGAAACGGCGGAGCAACCCAAAATGGACGCTGGAGAAATTCATATACTATGGGACATGTTGCTAACCCGCTATGACATAATTATGAAAACCCAAATATATCTGAATTTTGCCCACGATCCTGACCTTAAGGCAATATTGGCCAAGGGTCTATCAAGTACTTTAGAGGGGCAGGCTGACATCTTGGAAAAGGAAATGAATACTTTTCGCCTACCCTTACCAACAAGACCTCCAAAGAGCGTTAATTTGCTCAGCCACGGTGAAGTAATTGACGATGAGTTCATATTCAGAGACGTTTTTTTTGGCATACAGGGCTTCTTGGAACTTCATGCCCGGGTTATTCGTTCAATAACGACCAATGACCAATTCCGAAAAACAATCATTGAAATGGCCATTGAGGAACTACGCCTGTTCGATAAGTTGGTTAAGTTTGGGAAATTGAAGGGATGGCTAAAAGCTCCGCCCATGTATGTCCAGTAG